A genomic stretch from Sphingobacterium sp. ML3W includes:
- a CDS encoding SDR family oxidoreductase: protein MQSIKGKVIAITGASSGIGKAIALELAKKGAKVVLGARRTKQLQQLVEEIKNTGGEAIFAQIDVKYKADLVRLINTAVDKFGTLDVIINNAGVSQLSRIDELDTDGWEEMIDINLKGVLYGMAAAIPVFKQQRSGHIINIISTSGIKIVPMQGVYAGTKNAVRTIAEAFRQESDGTIRITGISPGVVKTDFADSIKNQEMKTIITRNMENLAISPNAIAKAVSYAIGQPKNVEVGDIVIRPSKQN from the coding sequence ATGCAAAGTATTAAAGGAAAAGTAATTGCCATTACAGGAGCCAGTAGCGGAATAGGTAAAGCCATTGCGCTGGAGTTAGCAAAAAAAGGTGCAAAGGTTGTTTTGGGCGCAAGACGAACAAAACAATTGCAACAACTGGTAGAAGAAATCAAAAATACAGGTGGTGAAGCCATTTTTGCTCAAATTGACGTAAAGTATAAAGCTGATTTGGTTCGGTTGATCAATACAGCAGTTGATAAATTCGGAACATTAGATGTCATCATAAACAACGCGGGTGTCAGTCAATTAAGCCGTATTGACGAGTTAGATACAGATGGTTGGGAAGAAATGATAGACATTAATCTGAAGGGTGTCTTGTACGGAATGGCAGCTGCAATTCCCGTTTTCAAACAACAAAGATCGGGACATATCATCAATATTATATCAACATCAGGAATAAAGATTGTTCCAATGCAGGGTGTTTATGCAGGTACAAAAAATGCGGTAAGAACTATCGCAGAAGCATTTAGGCAAGAATCAGATGGAACGATAAGGATTACTGGCATTTCGCCAGGTGTTGTAAAAACTGACTTTGCTGATAGTATAAAGAATCAGGAAATGAAAACGATTATCACGCGGAATATGGAAAATTTGGCCATTAGCCCCAATGCCATTGCCAAAGCGGTTAGCTATGCTATTGGTCAACCCAAAAATGTGGAAGTTGGTGATATTGTGATTCGTCCGTCGAAACAAAATTGA
- a CDS encoding BON domain-containing protein, whose translation MKTNEELQKDVQKAIQWEPLLHAAEIGVTAKNGVVSLTGVVDNYSKKLEAENAAKKVIGVKALVENIDVRFPNTWSKTDEEVANEVLSALKDNWSVPKDKVTVKVEDGWVTLEGELPWDYQRKGAQIATSHLTGVKGVTNNIEVKSDIHNAIEKKDIEQALGRSTIDDSDIKVSVSGTTVTLDGTANSWYQKEEAGDIAWKTPGIWHVKNNLIVDNYSSLEE comes from the coding sequence ATGAAGACGAATGAAGAATTGCAAAAAGACGTACAGAAGGCAATACAATGGGAACCTTTATTGCACGCAGCGGAAATCGGTGTTACAGCAAAAAATGGTGTTGTTTCCCTAACAGGAGTTGTAGATAATTACTCAAAAAAGCTGGAAGCTGAAAATGCAGCAAAGAAAGTTATTGGAGTAAAAGCCCTTGTAGAAAATATTGATGTGAGATTTCCGAATACATGGTCAAAGACAGATGAGGAAGTGGCAAATGAAGTGCTCAGTGCCTTAAAAGATAATTGGTCGGTACCGAAGGACAAAGTCACCGTCAAAGTTGAAGACGGTTGGGTTACATTGGAAGGTGAGTTGCCTTGGGATTACCAGCGTAAAGGGGCCCAAATAGCAACAAGCCATCTAACTGGCGTGAAAGGCGTGACAAACAATATAGAGGTCAAATCAGATATCCATAATGCCATAGAGAAAAAAGATATTGAACAGGCCCTAGGCAGAAGTACTATTGATGACAGCGATATCAAAGTTTCGGTATCGGGCACAACTGTTACATTGGACGGTACTGCCAATTCGTGGTATCAGAAAGAAGAAGCTGGAGATATCGCATGGAAAACACCAGGTATCTGGCATGTCAAAAATAATCTTATTGTTGACAATTATTCTAGTTTAGAAGAATAA
- a CDS encoding SDR family oxidoreductase yields the protein MKKLDKQVAIITGGSGSIGKTTAKLFLEQGAYVMLVDLNEDALKTTVLELDSEDVKYFVADVSITAQVKAYINQTVKVFGEIDVFFNNAGIEGIVKSIEDYPENIFDRVMSVNVKGVWLGNKYVLPKMKDGASIIMTSSVAGILGFANLSAYVTSKHAVVGIMRATAIEAAPRKIRVNTIHPSPVNNRMMRSIEEGASTGHGEEVKKAFEASIPFGRYAEPIEIAKLALFLACNDSQFITGTTQVIDGGMTAQ from the coding sequence ATGAAAAAGTTAGATAAACAGGTAGCTATAATAACCGGCGGCTCTGGAAGCATTGGTAAAACAACAGCTAAATTGTTTTTGGAACAAGGGGCTTATGTTATGCTGGTCGATCTTAATGAGGATGCTTTAAAAACAACGGTGCTTGAACTGGATAGTGAAGATGTAAAATATTTCGTAGCAGATGTTTCCATAACGGCTCAAGTTAAAGCTTATATCAATCAAACAGTAAAAGTGTTTGGAGAGATTGATGTCTTTTTTAACAACGCTGGAATTGAGGGCATCGTAAAATCCATTGAAGATTATCCCGAAAATATTTTCGATAGAGTAATGTCTGTAAATGTAAAGGGTGTATGGTTGGGCAATAAATATGTATTGCCCAAAATGAAAGATGGAGCAAGCATCATCATGACCTCGTCTGTTGCTGGTATATTGGGATTTGCTAACTTAAGTGCCTATGTCACCAGCAAACATGCTGTTGTTGGAATTATGAGAGCTACAGCCATTGAAGCGGCTCCGCGCAAAATAAGAGTAAATACAATTCATCCTTCTCCAGTTAACAATCGGATGATGCGTTCTATAGAAGAAGGTGCTTCCACAGGCCACGGCGAGGAAGTCAAAAAAGCATTTGAGGCTTCTATTCCTTTTGGACGCTATGCAGAGCCTATTGAAATCGCAAAATTAGCGTTGTTTCTTGCCTGTAACGACAGTCAATTCATTACTGGGACAACACAGGTCATCGATGGGGGTATGACAGCACAATAA